A region from the Vicia villosa cultivar HV-30 ecotype Madison, WI linkage group LG3, Vvil1.0, whole genome shotgun sequence genome encodes:
- the LOC131660667 gene encoding protein POLAR LOCALIZATION DURING ASYMMETRIC DIVISION AND REDISTRIBUTION-like, giving the protein MKCLFFKSPNPNHSHFPQYSHNRPLRLADILATEDDAAAVNSMDAVHKKPPYLSHRSTKCFSPRRILGSFLAALRPNKDRRILKSREKLPSTPITIELKGNEEESRQLNWNDTSFKLGVGCGLLYVIAATKNELSKMVELRKEMGIVLQNMKGEIQSKDVLLNRLKQCDDALAEVSVTDFQEVSCSNSHLSVGSEKSCCQAELKGNTGCDGFLDYDIREQGECAEEINELQAEFEYELQRLQVYLDGEAAFEEVQQERVEVVVKDSSSKSESSSFGEIIVEHQEASYDTSVGVSPVELERRLHELLETRLQERITELESALEYATQKLNEKEIRSIWWEDTARHIPYHVPETSRFTFPLDPEAALKFNEVVG; this is encoded by the exons ATGAAGTGCCTTTTCTTTAAATCCCCAAATCCCAATCACTCTCACTTCCCTCAATATTCCCATAACCGTCCTTTACGCCTCGCCGATATTCTCGCCACCGAAGACGACGCCGCCGCCGTTAACTCCATGGACGCCGTTCATAAAAAACCGCCATATCTTTCTCATCGCTCCACCAAATGCTTTTCGCCTCGGCGAATTCTTGGTTCTTTTCTGGCGGCGCTGCGGCCAAATAAAGATCGACGAATTCTGAAAAGCCGAGAGAAATTGCCGTCCACGCCGATAACGATTGAATTAAAAGGCAACGAAGAGGAATCAA GACAGTTAAATTGGAATGATACATCTTTTAAGCTAGGAGTTGGTTGTGGATTGCTATATGTGATTGCAGCGACGAAAAATGAGCTTAGCAAGATGGTTGAGCTGCGAAAAGAAATGGGAATTGTCCTTCAAAACATGAAAGGCGAAATTCAAAGTAAAGACGTACTTCTTAACCGATTGAAACAATGTGATGATGCTCTTGCTGAAGTTTCTGTCACTGATTTTCAAGAAGTTTCGTGCTCTAACAGTCACCTTTCGGTTGGTTCGGAGAAATCATGTTGTCAGGCGGAGTTGAAAGGCAATACTGGTTGTGATGGTTTTCTAGACTATGATATTCGTGAACAAGGTGAATGTGCAGAAGAGATTAATGAGCTTCAGGCGGAATTTGAATATGAGTTACAGCGGTTGCAGGTGTATTTGGATGGAGAGGCTGCATTTGAAGAAGTACAGCAAGAAAGAGTTGAG GTTGTTGTTAAAGACTCTAGTTCAAAGAGCGAGAGTTCGAGTTTTGGTGAAATAATAGTGGAACATCAAGAAGCAAGTTATGATACTTCAGTTGGAGTCTCTCCTGTTGAATTGGAGAGAAGGTTGCATGAACTACTTGAAACAAGGCTTCAAGAACGGATAACAGAGCTAGAATCTGCGTTAGAATATGCCACACAAAAGCTCAACGAGAAGGAGATTAGGAGTATTTGGTGGGAAGACACGGCAAGGCACATCCCGTATCATGTTCCTGAAACTTCTCGATTTACTTTTCCACTTGATCCGGAGGCTGCTTTGAAGTTTAATGAAGTTGTAGGATAG